In one window of Methanoculleus thermophilus DNA:
- a CDS encoding thioredoxin domain-containing protein produces MNPARGDDPKAPVREIPPPNRLIHEKSPYLLQHAHNPVDWYPWGEEAFRRAKEEGKPILLSIGYSTCHWCHVMEKESFADPQVAKLLNDVFVCIKVDREERPDIDQIYMTAAHVLTGAGGWPLTIIMTPDKKPFFAASYIPKESRYGMTGLLDLIPRISKIWQSQRQDLESAGDQVIEALRNAARNPPGSSELSESTLDEAYQTFYRVFDGENGGFGDAPKFPTPHNLIFLLRHGYRTGKAPAYQMVEKTLHAMRQGGIFDQIGYGFHRYSTDAEWFVPHFEKMLYDQALLAMAYTEAYLATGREEFARTARETIAYVLRDMTDPAGGFYSAEDADSEGKEGKFYLWTKEEILSVLGEEDGERFSRIFGVVEPGNYIEQPGGKRTGRNILRLRRPLVSWAHEFSTTEEDLAWFVEGARQRLFAARERRVRPARDDKILTDWNALMIAALAKAARTFDDPGYLEAAEKATAFILENLRRQDGRLLHRYRDGEAGLAATLDDYAFMVWALIELYEATFSPGYLVTATELARDMVAHYWDCENGGFYFTPDDLDIPVRQKPVSNGAIPSGNGVAMLSLFALGRITADLEFERMADRMRVVFSDAVLKAPAAHAQFLTGLEFMLGPNHEVIVTGVTGAEDTTAMLRAIRSHYNPDALIIFRPAEEENPEITRIAGYTRDIVMVGEKATAYVCTNYACDIPTTDIEEMLRLMGSKERPPEPIV; encoded by the coding sequence ATGAACCCGGCACGCGGAGATGACCCGAAAGCACCGGTGCGAGAGATACCACCGCCGAACCGGCTTATCCACGAGAAGAGTCCGTACCTGCTCCAGCACGCTCATAACCCCGTCGACTGGTATCCCTGGGGAGAAGAAGCATTCCGGCGGGCGAAAGAGGAAGGCAAACCGATCCTTCTCTCGATCGGCTACTCGACCTGCCACTGGTGCCACGTCATGGAGAAGGAGTCGTTTGCAGACCCGCAGGTCGCAAAACTCCTAAACGACGTCTTCGTCTGCATCAAGGTGGATCGCGAAGAGCGGCCGGATATCGACCAGATCTACATGACGGCCGCTCACGTGCTGACCGGGGCCGGGGGCTGGCCGCTCACGATCATTATGACACCTGACAAAAAGCCCTTCTTTGCCGCAAGTTACATCCCGAAAGAGAGCCGGTACGGGATGACCGGGCTCCTGGACCTCATCCCCCGGATCAGCAAGATCTGGCAGAGCCAGCGCCAGGACCTCGAGAGCGCCGGCGACCAGGTGATCGAGGCGCTGCGAAACGCTGCCCGCAACCCTCCAGGCTCAAGCGAGCTCTCCGAATCGACCCTCGACGAGGCCTACCAGACATTCTACCGGGTCTTTGACGGGGAGAACGGCGGGTTTGGCGACGCACCCAAGTTCCCGACCCCGCACAACCTCATCTTCCTGCTCCGCCACGGTTACCGGACCGGGAAGGCGCCGGCATACCAGATGGTCGAAAAGACCCTGCATGCGATGCGGCAGGGCGGGATCTTCGACCAGATCGGCTACGGGTTCCACCGCTACTCGACGGATGCGGAGTGGTTCGTCCCGCACTTTGAGAAGATGCTCTACGACCAGGCGCTCCTTGCCATGGCGTATACCGAGGCATACCTCGCGACCGGGAGGGAGGAGTTTGCCCGAACCGCCCGCGAGACGATCGCCTACGTCCTGCGGGATATGACCGATCCCGCCGGCGGATTCTACTCGGCCGAGGACGCCGACAGCGAGGGCAAGGAAGGGAAGTTCTACCTCTGGACGAAGGAGGAGATCCTCTCGGTTCTCGGGGAGGAGGACGGGGAGCGGTTCTCCCGGATCTTTGGGGTCGTGGAGCCGGGAAACTACATCGAGCAGCCCGGCGGAAAGAGGACCGGCAGGAACATACTCCGTCTCCGCCGCCCGCTGGTCTCCTGGGCCCACGAGTTCTCGACGACCGAAGAGGACCTCGCGTGGTTCGTGGAGGGCGCCCGGCAGAGGCTCTTTGCGGCCCGGGAGAGGCGGGTCCGCCCGGCAAGGGACGATAAGATCCTGACCGACTGGAACGCCCTGATGATCGCCGCGCTCGCAAAAGCCGCCCGGACCTTCGACGACCCAGGTTACCTTGAGGCGGCAGAGAAGGCGACCGCGTTCATCCTCGAAAACCTCCGCAGGCAGGACGGGCGGCTCCTCCACCGCTACCGGGACGGGGAGGCGGGGCTCGCTGCGACCCTCGACGACTATGCGTTCATGGTCTGGGCGCTCATCGAACTCTACGAGGCCACCTTCTCCCCCGGCTACCTTGTGACCGCCACAGAACTCGCCCGGGATATGGTCGCCCATTACTGGGACTGTGAGAACGGCGGGTTCTACTTCACCCCGGACGACCTCGATATTCCCGTCCGGCAGAAACCGGTCTCCAACGGGGCGATCCCCTCCGGGAATGGCGTGGCGATGCTGAGCCTCTTTGCCCTCGGGCGGATAACGGCAGACCTCGAGTTCGAGAGGATGGCCGACCGGATGAGGGTTGTCTTTTCAGATGCCGTTCTCAAGGCTCCGGCCGCTCACGCCCAGTTCCTCACGGGCCTGGAGTTCATGCTGGGGCCGAACCATGAGGTGATCGTCACCGGGGTTACGGGCGCAGAGGATACGACCGCGATGCTCCGGGCCATCCGATCGCACTACAACCCCGACGCCCTCATAATCTTCCGCCCCGCCGAGGAGGAGAACCCGGAGATCACCAGGATTGCCGGGTACACCCGGGACATCGTGATGGTCGGGGAGAAGGCGACGGCATACGTCTGCACGAACTACGCCTGCGACATCCCGACGACCGATATCGAGGAGATGCTGCGGCTCATGGGCTCAAAAGAGAGGCCGCCCGAGCCGATCGTCTGA